Genomic segment of Anopheles darlingi chromosome X, idAnoDarlMG_H_01, whole genome shotgun sequence:
TAAGCTGTTCGAGATAGCCTATAGGCACGATCAAACCAAAGCGACGAATCGGATCGAAAGGGTGCCCGGTTGCATCGAATACTctcgaaaaaccaaacagctGATAGTGTGGTGTTGCGATGGATTTTGCATCGAAGTATTGAAGTTAGCCGTCGGAGGGAAAAAGACTTTGACTGCACAAGATTTCCACAATGGGTTTTTGAGTAAAGTAGCTCATTCCCAAAGGATTTTCGGGTAGTTATTTATTATTCGCATTTACTGAAGCAGTAGCGATGGTTAGATCTCTGACGGAGAAAATAAATTTCGTTGAACTGAATTGCTATGgtgtgaaaataaattcaGCCGAACGCAACAGGTTACTAATTGCTTGAACtaaaaagccgtggccacacggggcgaaaactctagcgcaaacgaaaaaattaatgccaaaacggtttcgcttaacccttacacgctgtcaaacttttatacgtccgcggactttttcgttgaacccttgacgctatcgaacgctttatttacgaaaatgtaggttcttttcgtattgtttttgcatttttaatataaatgtaacagcaacagcaacaatatcgttaaaaactgcaaaatttatacggaaatcaacttcagcggccaaaacacagatgaaaacaatacgtttgacatttcggcataaattttcggatttttacccctgccacacgaagcgaaaacattttggcattaatgtgcaaatttgcgcgcaaattttcgccccgtgtggccacggctaaagagTAGAAAATGTGCCCCGGTATCGTCTGCCCCGGTTCTGAAACGGGCGATGTAAACATTCAATctgattagccgtggccacacggggcgaaaactctagcgcaaacgaaaaaattaatgccaaaacgtttacgctggccgtttacatgctgtcaaacgattattggtccgtggagcgtaaaacctagcgtaaaagctttttgcaaacggtagggctcacaatatgttctttttgtggtttacatcgacagtgagtgatcattgctagtgtattcaatccttttcttcaaaaaaacgattttaatttcctcaacccggccatgtaaacatatcgaagcgcaaaagttttggcattaattttttcgtttgcgctagagttttcgctccgtgtggccacggctattatgTATAAACGTTCACATGGAGCCGGTCACCAAACGTCAAAGATTGTTATTTTCAGTGATAGGCGTTGTTTGGCCTGCGTAAAAACTGCGTTTACCGCGTGTAAAAAGTTAAGATAAATTATTCCACTACCGTTGTACATTGGAAAACAAGGAATCTCTGAAGAGATGGAACAGACGCCAATTGAAACTCGCTTTGGAGTATTGTGCCGCGATGTTGCCTTCATCCGTAAAGACGAAAAGCTGCAGCAAACGATTGAGAAGATTGGCAAATGCTTGAAGGTAGCCTGCGAAGACTACGACAAATATCATCAGTTTAGCATCGAAGAAAAGGTCCTGTATGATAATTATATTACCTACAGCGTAAACTCGCTGTTCTGGATGCATCGAAAACTCACTGGTAAAATGGAGGACAATGTATGTTAGCAAATGAATTAGATTAGCGGTCACTGGTCACTGACActgttgtttctttctttctggttTTAGGACGAAATTAAGCATGAGTTGGAAAAGGTGCGCTCGGTCATGGTACGCATGAAGGAAATCAAGGACAATGCCACCAAACCTCAGCTCGATAGAAAGGCAGCCAAGCGGTTCATTCGGGCCGGGCTGTACGATGCTCAACAGCCGCACGGAAAAAAGCCAAAACTGCCTACAAAACTAACTTCAAACAATGGAAAGCATTGGTAATTAAATAGTGCATCTCATATGTTTGAACATTGTATGTACAATGTAcatacagtgtcggacataagttaagcaacttagtcaaggtgtatgaaaaagtgttcaaaactttagttttcaaccaaactgtgCAATTTCCGACTCAActactgaaaagggtacctATTTAGGATATTTTAGAAACTGCTGATTTATCTATGCTATAAGCTTCACTAATGTGTTTCTGAGAGTTTCCCAGAGTCGCtagtttcatttctattttgtttttaatcgctAGAATAGATATTACGCgacattgtttcgttttgaatgtAACCGAGTGTATCGGGTGTTCAAAGACAAAAAGAATACTAAAACTTCATAAACCTTGACAGATTTAGCAAGCTTACACGCCAATAGACTACTACTATGCAGAAATTCCACAtgtgatgatcaatattttattatttttgctccaaaatagccagttgcttaacttatgtcgcatgaaaaaacaatgtttttttgaaaccatcgtgctaatgcgctatttaaagaaaaagtaataactgaaatcgtcctaaaatatcgtaaataggtacccTTTCCAGTAGCTGAGTCGGAAATTGTATAGTTTGATTGAAAACTAaagttttgaacactttttcatacaccttgactcagttgcttaacttatgtccgacactgtatgTGATGTTCGAAGTAATGAGAGTGATTTTTTACGAGTCActaaatgcaataaaattaaGTCATCGAACCTTTCAGTCTCATGTTTTTACAGTGAGAATACTGCTTGAAAGATCATGAGACTAAGTTAAGCCAAGTTAGACAATATCGATTTATAATtctaaaaatttaatttaattaaattaaagatttGGATTTCATGGTTACTCAAAATAATATGCAAAAGGGATAAGTAACAACAGCATTAACAAAAGTAATGAAAAATAACTGATTCCTTCTAAAATATGTATTACAAAACTCAAAACTACAAAACTGCAAACTATAGTTTGTAGTTTTGGCTTTTCATTAGAGCAGCGCAGATGTGAGACATTAGTGTACCAAAGCTAGATATTTTGAATTTGGGATAACCTTTCAGTCTCATGTTTTTACAGTGAGAATACTGCTTGAAAGATCATGAGACTAAGTTAAGCCAAGTTAGACAATATCGATTTATAATtctaaaaatttaatttaattaaattaaagatttGGATTTCATGGTTACTCAAAATAATATGCAAAAGGGATAAGTAACAACAGCATTAACAAAAGTAATGAAAAATAACTGATTCCTTCTAAAATATGTATTACAAAACTCAAAACTACAAAACTGCAAACTATAGTTTGTAGTTTTGGCTTTTCATTAGAGCAGCGCAGATGTGAGACATTAGTGTACCAAAGCTAGATATTTTGAATTTGGGATAACCTTTCAGTCTCATGTTTTTACAGTGAGAATACTGCTTGAAAGATCATGAGACTAAGTTAAGCCAAGTTAGACAATATCGATTTATAATtctaaaaatttaatttaattaaattaaagatttGGATTTCATGGTTACTCAAAATAATATGCAAAAGGGATAAGTAACAACAGCATTAACAAAAGTAATGAAAAATAACTGATTCCTTCTAAAATATGTATTACAAAACTCAAAACTACAAAACTGCAAACTATAGTTTGTAGTTTTGGCTTTTCATTAGAGCAGCGCAGATGTGAGACATTAGTGTACCAAAGCTAGATATTTTGAATTTGGGATAACCTTTCAGTCTCATGTTTTTACAGTGAGAATACTGCTTGAAAGATCATGAGACTAAGTTAAGCCAAGTTAGACAATATCGATTTATAATtctaaaaatttaatttaattaaattaaagatttGGATTTCATGGTTACTCAAAATAATATGCAAAAGGGATAAGTAACAACAGCATTAACAAAAGTAATGAAAAATAACTGATTCCTTCTAAAATATGTATTACAAAACTCAAAACTACAAAACTGCAAACTATAGTTTGTAGTTTTGGCTTTTCATTAGAGCAGCGCAGATGTGAGACATTAGTGTACCAAAGCTAGATATTTTGAATTTGGGATAACCTTTCAGTCTCATGTTTTTACAGTGAGAATACTGCTTGAAAGATCATGAGACTAAGTTAAGCCAAGTTAGACAATATCGATTTATAATtctaaaaatttaatttaattaaattaaagatttGGATTTCATGGTTACTCAAAATAATATGCAAAAGGGATAAGTAACAACAGCATTAACAAAAGTAATGAAAAATAACTGATTCCTTCTAAAATATGTATTACAAAACTCAAAACTACAAAACTGCAAACTATAGTTTGTAGTTTTGGCTTTTCATTAGAGCAGCGCAGATGTGAGACATTAGTGTACCAAAGCTAGATATTTTGAATTTGGGATAACCTTTCAGTCTCATGTTTTTACAGTGAGAATACTGCTTGAAAGATCATGAGACTAAGTTAAGCCAAGTTAGACAATATCGATTTATAATtctaaaaatttaatttaattaaattaaagatttGGATTTCATGGTTACTCAAAATAATATGCAAAATGGATAAGTAACAACAGCATTAACAAAAGTAATGAAAAATAACTGATTCCTTCTAAAATATGTATTACAAAACTCAAAACTACAAAACTGCAAACTACAGTTTGTAGTTTTGGCTTTTCATTAGAGCAGCGCAGATGTGAGACATTAGTGTACCAAAGCTAGATATTTTGAATTTGGGATAACCTTTCAGTCTCATGTTTTTACAGTGAGAATACTGCTTGAAAGATCATGAGACTAAGTTAAGCCAAGTTAGACAATATCGATTTATAATtctaaaaatttaatttaattaaattaaagatttGGATTTCATGGTTACTCAAAATAATATGCAAAAGGGATAAGTAACAACAGCATTAACAAAAGTAATGAAAAATAACTGATTCCTTCTAAAATATGTATTACAAAACTCAAAACTACAAAACTGCAAACTATAGTTTGTAGTTTTGGCTTTTCATTAGAGCAGCGCAGATGTGAGACATTAGTGTACCAAAGCTAGATATTTTGAATTTGGGATATCTATAGTAATGTTTTCAGCTAAAAGTATAATGTTTTCAGTTaaaagaatttaaatttaCACCGTATTGCAGGTTGAAACTTTATATGCGATTGAAAAAGAGCACAAACTGTATCATCAATGCAGGCTTGATAAATATAAGATATAGTATGTATTATTATTACACAATTTGCACTGTTGTAGGCTCGTAGGAGTTGTTGTCATACACTTCTTATGCGCATGTGGCTAGGCTGAACCATATCTACCCGCGTTAGCCAATTGTCTTGCAGCACTACGGATTACTTTGCCGTTTTCGGTCATTGGTAGACAATCAACAAATCGTACACCTCCCCTTAATCGGTAGCATTCAGACTGCGACTGTTCGCCTCCGTTCTGCTCCGCGCAGTGTTTGATCACCATCTCTTCGGTTAGTGTTGGACACATATGCTCGTGCCGGACAATCACCGCCGTCGCAAGATCGTCGAAGGGGCGATCTGGGTCTTGTATACCAACGACCACTACGTGGCGTACCCCGGCCAGCTCACTTATTCTTGCTTCTAGTATTGAGGGTGTAATTTGATATCCACCGTACTTTAAGATGTCTCTCTTACGATCAACCAGATACAGCAAACCATCTCGATCAAAGTAGGCGATATCACCGGTACGCACGAATCCTTCGTCGTCCACCGTTTGTCGAGTGGCCTCTTCGTCTCCGTAGTAACCGAGGAATGGATAAGCTGGTCGAATGAGCAGCTCACCATTTATGCCGGCACCTTGTGGAATACCGTCATCGTTAATTATCTGTGAAAAGCAAGAGCTGATGGGAATCTGATCGCTCCGAGGCCAGGAGTCATGCCCTTGTGCTTACCTTTGCAGCACATTCGGATACGAGACTACCTACGGATTGTTGGCGTGGTTCGATTTCGTAGGACGCTGCTCCGCCAATCTCACTCAGCCCGTATCCGACGATACATCTTCCTCGACCTTCAACCAGGACGTGGCTATTTAATGATTTTCTCAACGCCAACGGTACCACGCTGCCGCCAACAATGAACACCTTTACTGATCCTAAACGAGCTGCCTCGGGTAGAGTATGTACTATGTCAGTCGCTAGGGAAGGAGTCGTAAGGAGCACCGTCACTTGGTAGCGATTGCATAGCTCGATCGTGTATGCCGCACTGGTGGGTTTGGCGGTTATCAATCGCCGGACGCCATTGAAGGTACCAGTCAACAACATCTGGAAGCCCGAGACCCAGTAGAGGGTACTGAAGTAAAGGATTGTGTCGTTTTGATCCAGCTGACTGATACGACCATGCAAAGCAATTAGCTGTGCATGAGAAACGCGGACTGCTTTGGGCAGGCCCGTTGTACCGGAAGAACATACGATGGCTGCCGTCAATCTATCCGAATCGCCCCAGTACGGGGGAATGTAGTTATCTTCTTCGCTCAGCTGATTTTCTTGTTGGGTGGCCTCACCGGCAGAAACCAGCTCGTGAACCGAAAAGCAATCAGGTGGTAAACGTTTACCAgactcaagcagcagcaaaccataCTTGCCTACTTGTAATACCATCCTGTTGCAAGCCATCCTTATCATTGGCAATCTATCGAAATCACACACTATCACCTTAGGTCGTGTTAAGCGCAGTATGTGTTCGATTTCTGGCAATTCAAAGGACGGACTCAGTGTGTTCACTATAATGCCGGCAAGGAAACAGCCGAATGTGACGGCAGCTACGTGACAAGAGTTCCGTGCCACTAGTGCCACAATGTCACCGTGCACACATCCAGAGTTAGCGAGATATTTTGCGAACCTGACCGATCGCCGCCTTAGCTGCTGGCAACTTACTTCCATCCCTGTGTCCACGTTTACTTGCGCTATCTTCTCCGGAGTACGCTCCAACACGTTGATCAACACCTGGCCGAGATTAGCTCGGGGGTTAAAGATCGATGGACGGTAAGGCCCATACCAGACACGCTTTTCTTCGTCAAATAGGGccattgtttaaaaataaatttaaactaTTCACCAGAAAATAGCCACCAACGACCGATGTTGGGTAGATTCGACAAATGAATTGCTATCATTTGTAACCAGTAGAGCAGTAGTAATTTGGAGCGACACAGTATCGCTAACATTTCAAAAACGGGATTTGTCACAAGAACCTGCACTCAAGTTGGGAGATTAAAAAAGTAGTATCGCAATACAGATAACCGCTGAAAGTGCTTTTTAAAGTGGACGTTACGAAAGAGTGCGCGGTTGCGAGATACTAGAGATACTCACGCATGCTACACTGCTCGAAGAGGTTCTCGAGCGGTCGGGCGGATTGGACAAATTCGAGCTCCGCTAAACGTCAAATTCTGACAAGCCTCTTTTTTGTTAACTTCCGCCTAGCGAGGACCGCACGCGCTGCTACTGGCAAAGGTAAATACACTGCAATTTAGCTCCGCTTTTAGCGGTTTCGTGGGCTTGCAACGGGCTGCGAGGTGCGAGGGACTCAACCATGCCTACCCAAAAGCCTACCCAGGGCCTTGGTTTGCCCGGGGATGCGTTTGACCTGGGCTGCGTGATGCTGTACCGGTGTTACATGTGCTTTCTTGTTGCTTTAGGATGGCTCCATCACGAAAGAATAAAGTTGTGAAGGAGGAAGTACAGGTCTCGTTGGGACCGCAGGTACGCGATGGTGAGATCGTGTTCGGTGTAGCCCACATCTATGCCAGCTTCAACGACACGTTCGTTCATGTGACTGATTTGTCGGGCAAGGAAACCATCTCCCGTGTAACCGGCGGTATGAAGGTGAAGGCCGATCGTGACGAGGCTTCGCCGTACGCTGCTATGTTGGCCGCCCAGGTAAGCAAATCACTTGGTGAACACAAGGCGctacaggaaaaggaaaagggaacgtGCTTTGGCCTTTTATGTTTACAATTGTacatcttttttgtttgctatttGTAGGATGTTGCGGAAAAGTGTAAATCCCTCGGCATCACGGCACTGCACATCAAACTGCGGGCAACCGGCGGAAACCGCACGAAGACGCCTGGCCCGGGAGCACAGTCCGCACTACGAGCCCTGGCTCGTTCTTCGATGAAGATCGGACGCATCGAGGACGTGACACCGATCCCGTCGGATTCCAccagaaggaagggaggacgtcgtggtcgtcgtttgtAAATCATGGGTTGCGGGTGCCAACCGGCGGCGTGCGCTGTTAAATCCCGTATCCATTACAATCACGTATTCTCCCATGCCTGTTGGATTTGTCCTTTGCTTGGTGTCATCTTGGCAGTTGAGTACAAGGAAGCCTGAAATCCAATAAAAGTTCACGAGTTTCCAGCGTATATATCGCGAGCGCCTCTATTTCAGTTCTTTGTAGTCCGCTGAACCAACCGAAGCAATCCGAAATTGATCAATATTCCTGGTGTCAAGTGATGAATGGAATCCACAACTATCAATCGCCACTATCAACGCATTTTAGCAACAaacttctcttcttcgcttctctaTCAACATAAGCATTGCGGGGCTCGTTTGATATAAATAAATCTGTAGTATTTGGGAGAAGGCGTAAGGAAAAGGTGCCTTTTGTATCTTTCGGATAATTCGGGAGCAGAGGATTCACTGTTGTTCCGAATGTTATGGTAGATTTCGCGATGCAGTACATCAGCTAACACAGATTGCGGTGAATACGTAAATAATCCGGTTTGACACGGATGCAA
This window contains:
- the LOC125957824 gene encoding nuclear nucleic acid-binding protein C1D-like → MEQTPIETRFGVLCRDVAFIRKDEKLQQTIEKIGKCLKVACEDYDKYHQFSIEEKVLYDNYITYSVNSLFWMHRKLTGKMEDNDEIKHELEKVRSVMVRMKEIKDNATKPQLDRKAAKRFIRAGLYDAQQPHGKKPKLPTKLTSNNGKHW
- the LOC125957623 gene encoding uncharacterized protein LOC125957623 isoform X1 yields the protein MALFDEEKRVWYGPYRPSIFNPRANLGQVLINVLERTPEKIAQVNVDTGMEVSCQQLRRRSVRFAKYLANSGCVHGDIVALVARNSCHVAAVTFGCFLAGIIVNTLSPSFELPEIEHILRLTRPKVIVCDFDRLPMIRMACNRMVLQVGKYGLLLLESGKRLPPDCFSVHELVSAGEATQQENQLSEEDNYIPPYWGDSDRLTAAIVCSSGTTGLPKAVRVSHAQLIALHGRISQLDQNDTILYFSTLYWVSGFQMLLTGTFNGVRRLITAKPTSAAYTIELCNRYQVTVLLTTPSLATDIVHTLPEAARLGSVKVFIVGGSVVPLALRKSLNSHVLVEGRGRCIVGYGLSEIGGAASYEIEPRQQSVGSLVSECAAKIINDDGIPQGAGINGELLIRPAYPFLGYYGDEEATRQTVDDEGFVRTGDIAYFDRDGLLYLVDRKRDILKYGGYQITPSILEARISELAGVRHVVVVGIQDPDRPFDDLATAVIVRHEHMCPTLTEEMVIKHCAEQNGGEQSQSECYRLRGGVRFVDCLPMTENGKVIRSAARQLANAGRYGSA
- the LOC125957623 gene encoding uncharacterized protein LOC125957623 isoform X2, which encodes MALFDEEKRVWYGPYRPSIFNPRANLGQVLINVLERTPEKIAQVNVDTGMEMLLTGTFNGVRRLITAKPTSAAYTIELCNRYQVTVLLTTPSLATDIVHTLPEAARLGSVKVFIVGGSVVPLALRKSLNSHVLVEGRGRCIVGYGLSEIGGAASYEIEPRQQSVGSLVSECAAKIINDDGIPQGAGINGELLIRPAYPFLGYYGDEEATRQTVDDEGFVRTGDIAYFDRDGLLYLVDRKRDILKYGGYQITPSILEARISELAGVRHVVVVGIQDPDRPFDDLATAVIVRHEHMCPTLTEEMVIKHCAEQNGGEQSQSECYRLRGGVRFVDCLPMTENGKVIRSAARQLANAGRYGSA
- the LOC125957811 gene encoding 40S ribosomal protein S14a encodes the protein MAPSRKNKVVKEEVQVSLGPQVRDGEIVFGVAHIYASFNDTFVHVTDLSGKETISRVTGGMKVKADRDEASPYAAMLAAQDVAEKCKSLGITALHIKLRATGGNRTKTPGPGAQSALRALARSSMKIGRIEDVTPIPSDSTRRKGGRRGRRL